One window from the genome of Salvia miltiorrhiza cultivar Shanhuang (shh) chromosome 7, IMPLAD_Smil_shh, whole genome shotgun sequence encodes:
- the LOC130995817 gene encoding zinc-finger homeodomain protein 8-like yields the protein MDRDLTPTKSGDETEVDTPPHTHTHTPSIKSHRRPPPAFKECMKNHAANIGGHAVDGCGEYMPPSSDDPISLICAACGCHRNFHRRHPAAITPPFLDFRRPGHTQTSSPSPPFHYGPHVLLALGTAEPAAENLQLGKKRSRTKFSQEQKERMHSFSEKLGWKMHRSDEAAVAEFCRDAGVARGVLKVWMHNNKGTTGARTGNVDVVGGRAMSINGSGGDKETRKTDDDNGGRCRNGSGGTLHFS from the coding sequence ATGGACCGAGACTTAACCCCCACTAAAAGTGGTGATGAAACTGAAGTTGATACCCCACCGCACACGCACACTCACACCCCATCCATCAAGAGCCACCGCCGCCCGCCGCCGGCGTTCAAAGAATGCATGAAGAACCATGCAGCCAATATAGGCGGCCACGCAGTAGACGGCTGTGGAGAGTACATGCCGCCCTCCTCCGACGACCCTATCTCACTCATATGCGCCGCCTGCGGCTGCCACCGCAACTTCCACCGCCGCCACCCCGCCGCCATCACCCCACCGTTTCTTGATTTCCGACGGCCCGGCCATACTCAAACATCCTCCCCCTCTCCGCCATTCCATTACGGCCCCCATGTGCTGCTCGCCCTCGGCACCGCGGAGCCGGCGGCCGAGAACCTGCAGCTCGGCAAAAAGCGCTCCAGAACGAAATTCAGCCAGGAACAGAAGGAAAGGATGCATTCCTTCTCGGAGAAGCTCGGCTGGAAAATGCACAGGTCCGAcgaggcggcggtggcggagTTCTGCCGCGACGCCGGCGTCGCCAGAGGAGTGCTCAAGGTGTGGATGCACAACAACAAGGGCACAACCGGCGCCAGGACCGGAAATGTCGACGTTGTTGGAGGCCGAGCGATGAGCATTAATGGCAGCGGCGGCGACAAAGAAACTAGAAAGACCGATGATGATAATGGCGGTCGATGTCGGAATGGGAGTGGCGGTACACTTCATTTTTCGTGA